The window GCTGTTAATGAGAAAGCGGAAGCGACAGACGGTATGTATCGCGATACGATTCGTGCGCGGTCTAGGGATTTAGAAAGAAATAGCGATATTTTAGAAAGTGTAGTGCTTGCTTTTGAAAGAAATGTCGTTGGCGGTGGATTTAATTTACAGGCGAAGACAGAAGATGAGGAACTTGACACGAAAATCGAAAACCTGTTCAAGATATGGAGCCGACCTAAGAACTGCGATGTGACGCAGCAGCAAAGTTTTTCGGAGATTTGCCAAATGCTTGTACGTCGTCAGAAGGTAGACGGAGGTATTATCGTCGTTCTGAGGTACATTGACGATGGCGTTGTACCATTATCTTTACAGATGTATGAAGTAGATGATTTAGACACGATGATCCCATTAACGACCAAATCAAAAGTTGTGAATGGTATCGAATATAACGCCTATAACCGACCTGTTGCGTATTATTTGAAAAAATATGATGCATACGGCAACTATAACGGATCATCTGAACGCATCGATGCGAAAGATGTCCTTTTTTTATACAAGAAAAAGCGACCAAGTCAATTACGAGAAATCAGCGAACTGTCATCTACTTTGCCACGAGTCAGAGATATGAATCAATTTATGGAAGCTGTGAGCGTAAAAGAACGCGTAGCTGCATTGCTTGCGGTCCTGATTAAGCGGGTGATTCCTGGCGGGGGGAATGGTGTTGGGCGCGGGATTTCTGACAAGCGCAGCGGATATAACGGGAAAATGTTGAGTCCTGGAATGATTATGGAGCTCAATCCGGGTGACGACGTGCATGTCGTGCAGCCACCAGCGCAAGCGGCCAACTCGTCAGAATTTATTCGTTTGCAACAACGACTGTCCGGGGCATCCCAGGGTATTTCTTATGAAGTGGCGGCGCGTGATATGTCGCAAGTCAACTATTCTAGTGCTAGGCAGGGATTACTGGAAGACCAAAAGACGTATTTAATGCAACAACAATACTTGATAGATCATTTTTTAATACCTGTATATGAGGCTTTTATCGAATCTGCTGTACTAGCAGATAAATTGCATATTAAAGA of the Sporosarcina sp. FSL K6-1508 genome contains:
- a CDS encoding phage portal protein codes for the protein MNFLDRTIAWISPKAAYERMGYKRAVDEMRSYDAAGDDHLNAGWRAVNEKAEATDGMYRDTIRARSRDLERNSDILESVVLAFERNVVGGGFNLQAKTEDEELDTKIENLFKIWSRPKNCDVTQQQSFSEICQMLVRRQKVDGGIIVVLRYIDDGVVPLSLQMYEVDDLDTMIPLTTKSKVVNGIEYNAYNRPVAYYLKKYDAYGNYNGSSERIDAKDVLFLYKKKRPSQLREISELSSTLPRVRDMNQFMEAVSVKERVAALLAVLIKRVIPGGGNGVGRGISDKRSGYNGKMLSPGMIMELNPGDDVHVVQPPAQAANSSEFIRLQQRLSGASQGISYEVAARDMSQVNYSSARQGLLEDQKTYLMQQQYLIDHFLIPVYEAFIESAVLADKLHIKDFYAQKERYLQHHWIAPGMKWIDPLKEANANKVMLENNLTTLAEIAASTGKDWREVIEQRAIEIEFMQLKGVMNSGDDAGEIDKLIEETDDEKTEDAT